A single region of the Salarchaeum japonicum genome encodes:
- a CDS encoding UvrD-helicase domain-containing protein produces MSESEPAVTRLFGGPGSGKTTALLDHVEEILEDDDVDVRDILVVSYTRAAAAEVRERLAERLDVNPRSLQGNVCTMHAKAYELLDLSRSDVVGESAKEDFCEDYGLPYEDEYSSGSRRTARSTTLGNKVIATSQWLQRTSRDVADWYDVPFRWNDEEVRLPPDIDENAQTGNKYTPTWPSDDDRFDIPEAIRAWRAYKGEEGLVGFADMLERVEQRSLVPNVDYLVIDEFQDITTLQYDVYEEWKPHMDAVLIAGDDDQVVYAWQGADPDLLLETEVTDDVILPNSYRLPSEVLKVVQQEVGHIENRQEKDLKPRKEGGTVEAVESPSMLDVARNVKQTIAATEDDTVMVLFRARYQLFEFVDEFIGNGIPFKALTDQRLWTDRLADYVHAVEKIDAGDPVTALEARRVADMLQDSAFSTNERSDLRDEIEDREEAADTDDATEIEIESEVIREYAPFMPSPGAAADMLRKVTRYQRKSVDAYFAGDYRGMDPSRVRVGTIHSAKGREADHVFLGTDLTEKVVEQMAATVDESEIPAGVEEFTRQTDPVPLLTDNERRVFYVGMSRARERLVLMQNVINGAPTLPIDVLLYGEPSGDPLAESLGDAEAPIQLN; encoded by the coding sequence ATGAGCGAGTCGGAGCCGGCAGTCACCAGGTTGTTCGGTGGGCCGGGTAGCGGGAAGACGACCGCACTGCTCGACCACGTCGAGGAAATCCTCGAAGACGACGACGTCGACGTTCGCGACATCCTCGTCGTCTCCTACACGCGCGCCGCGGCCGCCGAGGTTCGAGAACGGCTGGCGGAGCGGTTGGACGTGAACCCGCGTTCCCTCCAGGGGAACGTCTGCACGATGCACGCGAAGGCGTACGAACTCCTCGACCTCTCGCGGAGCGACGTGGTGGGGGAGTCCGCCAAGGAGGACTTCTGCGAGGACTACGGCCTGCCGTACGAGGACGAGTACTCCTCGGGGAGTCGGCGGACGGCGCGTTCGACGACGCTCGGGAACAAGGTCATCGCGACGAGCCAGTGGCTCCAGCGCACGAGCCGGGACGTGGCGGACTGGTACGACGTCCCGTTCCGCTGGAACGACGAGGAGGTTCGGCTGCCGCCGGACATCGACGAGAACGCACAGACGGGGAACAAGTACACGCCGACGTGGCCGTCGGACGACGACCGCTTCGACATCCCCGAGGCGATTCGGGCGTGGCGGGCGTACAAGGGCGAGGAGGGCCTGGTCGGGTTCGCGGACATGCTCGAACGCGTCGAACAGCGCTCCCTGGTTCCGAACGTGGACTACCTCGTCATCGACGAGTTCCAGGACATCACGACGCTCCAGTACGACGTGTACGAGGAGTGGAAACCCCACATGGACGCCGTGCTCATCGCGGGCGACGACGACCAGGTCGTGTACGCGTGGCAGGGCGCAGACCCCGACCTCCTCCTCGAAACCGAGGTGACGGACGACGTCATCCTCCCGAACTCCTACCGCCTCCCCTCGGAGGTCTTGAAGGTCGTCCAGCAGGAGGTCGGACACATCGAGAACCGCCAGGAGAAAGACCTCAAACCCCGGAAAGAGGGCGGGACGGTGGAGGCAGTGGAGAGCCCGTCGATGCTGGACGTGGCGCGGAACGTCAAGCAGACCATCGCCGCGACGGAGGACGACACGGTGATGGTGCTGTTCCGGGCGCGCTACCAGTTGTTCGAATTCGTGGACGAGTTCATCGGGAACGGCATCCCGTTCAAGGCGCTGACCGACCAGCGGCTGTGGACCGACCGGCTCGCGGACTACGTGCACGCCGTGGAGAAAATCGACGCGGGCGACCCCGTGACGGCGCTCGAAGCGCGGCGGGTCGCGGACATGCTGCAGGACTCGGCGTTCAGCACGAACGAGCGAAGCGACCTCCGGGACGAAATCGAAGACCGCGAGGAGGCCGCGGACACCGACGACGCGACCGAAATCGAAATCGAGTCCGAGGTCATCCGGGAGTACGCGCCGTTCATGCCGTCGCCGGGCGCGGCCGCGGACATGCTGCGGAAGGTCACGCGCTACCAGCGCAAGTCCGTGGACGCGTACTTCGCGGGCGACTACCGCGGCATGGATCCCTCGCGGGTTCGCGTGGGGACGATTCACTCCGCGAAGGGTCGGGAGGCCGACCACGTGTTCCTCGGTACCGACCTGACGGAGAAGGTCGTCGAGCAGATGGCGGCGACCGTGGACGAGTCGGAGATTCCGGCGGGCGTGGAGGAGTTCACGCGCCAGACCGACCCAGTTCCCCTCCTGACGGACAACGAGCGCCGCGTGTTCTACGTCGGGATGAGTCGCGCCCGCGAGCGCCTCGTCCTGATGCAGAACGTCATCAACGGCGCGCCGACGCTCCCCATCGACGTGCTGTTGTACGGGGAGCCGTCGGGCGACCCGCTCGCGGAGTCGCTCGGTGACGCCGAGGCCCCCATCCAGTTGAACTGA
- a CDS encoding M48 family metallopeptidase has protein sequence MAVVGAILFAFYGVAVLAAVALFGQGVFPIAIAGSILLVGVQYKIGKWAALRSVGAEDMPEQEYQDVHWMVEDLSEEMNIKKPRLMVANMGVPNAFAVGRKGAGTVVVSRELMQILEKDELEGVLAHELAHIANRDVVTMVVGQGIASVVAIVAQYAVLFTGDNDLADFFLAMVVGQVVQFIVMIFVLAISRYREYVADADAKRAIGNGDPLARALEKISQGNKQAAQASRNAQRTRGRGRQDRRRDSAVDQQVSALCISSPERGFLEKVFSTHPPMEKRIERLRE, from the coding sequence ATGGCCGTTGTCGGCGCTATCCTGTTCGCGTTCTACGGGGTCGCCGTCCTCGCCGCGGTCGCCCTGTTCGGACAGGGTGTGTTCCCGATAGCGATTGCGGGAAGCATTCTGCTCGTCGGTGTTCAGTACAAGATCGGGAAGTGGGCCGCGCTCCGGTCGGTCGGCGCGGAAGACATGCCCGAACAGGAGTACCAGGACGTACACTGGATGGTCGAAGACCTCTCCGAGGAGATGAACATCAAGAAACCCCGGCTGATGGTCGCGAACATGGGCGTGCCGAACGCGTTCGCGGTCGGTCGGAAGGGCGCGGGAACGGTTGTCGTCTCCCGCGAACTCATGCAGATCCTGGAGAAGGACGAACTCGAAGGCGTGCTCGCGCACGAACTCGCGCACATCGCGAACCGCGACGTGGTCACGATGGTCGTCGGGCAGGGAATCGCGTCCGTCGTCGCCATCGTCGCGCAGTACGCCGTGCTGTTCACGGGCGACAACGACCTCGCGGACTTCTTCCTCGCGATGGTCGTCGGACAAGTCGTCCAGTTCATCGTGATGATCTTCGTGCTCGCTATCAGCCGCTACCGCGAGTACGTCGCTGACGCGGACGCGAAGCGCGCCATCGGGAACGGCGACCCGCTCGCCCGCGCGCTCGAAAAAATCAGCCAGGGGAACAAGCAGGCCGCGCAGGCGTCCCGGAACGCCCAGCGCACGCGCGGTCGCGGCCGGCAAGACCGCCGCCGCGACTCCGCGGTTGACCAGCAAGTGAGCGCGCTCTGCATCTCCAGCCCCGAACGCGGGTTCCTGGAGAAGGTGTTCTCGACGCACCCGCCGATGGAGAAGCGCATCGAGCGCCTCCGCGAGTAA
- the azf gene encoding NAD-dependent glucose-6-phosphate dehydrogenase Azf, whose amino-acid sequence MDDPVLLTGASGRVGQAILGGNEDDYEWRLLDREPPADAADHEVVVADITDENAVRDAMDGVGAVIHLAGDPRPDAPWESVLQNNIDGTQTVYEAAVDAGVEKLAFASSNHAVGHYETDRKPDLYREGDDFRLDGTELPRPSNLYGVSKAAGEVLGRYYHDEHDLSVVCVRIGNLTKGHPPIDYERGQAMWLSYRDCAHLFERCLEADYDYEIVYGISDNDRKYYSIERAKEILGYEPQDNSAEHDA is encoded by the coding sequence ATGGACGACCCGGTACTGCTCACGGGCGCGTCGGGGCGCGTCGGCCAGGCCATCCTCGGCGGCAACGAGGACGACTACGAGTGGCGACTGCTCGACCGCGAACCCCCGGCGGACGCCGCCGACCACGAGGTCGTCGTCGCCGACATCACCGACGAGAACGCCGTCCGCGACGCCATGGACGGCGTCGGCGCGGTCATCCACCTCGCCGGCGACCCCCGACCGGACGCCCCCTGGGAGTCCGTCCTCCAGAACAACATCGACGGCACCCAGACCGTCTACGAGGCCGCCGTCGATGCCGGCGTCGAGAAACTCGCCTTTGCGTCCTCCAACCACGCCGTCGGCCACTACGAGACCGACCGGAAGCCCGACCTCTACCGCGAGGGCGACGACTTCCGCCTCGACGGCACCGAACTCCCCCGACCCAGCAACCTCTACGGCGTCTCGAAGGCCGCCGGCGAAGTCCTCGGGAGATACTACCACGACGAACACGACCTCTCCGTCGTCTGCGTCCGCATCGGTAACCTCACCAAGGGCCACCCCCCCATCGACTACGAACGCGGACAGGCGATGTGGCTCTCCTACCGGGACTGCGCGCACCTCTTCGAACGCTGCCTCGAAGCCGACTACGACTACGAAATCGTCTACGGCATCTCGGACAACGACCGGAAGTACTACTCCATCGAGCGCGCGAAGGAGATTCTGGGGTACGAACCACAGGATAACAGCGCGGAACACGACGCCTGA
- a CDS encoding DUF5790 family protein, protein MSDMEDEELFGEAADEIRGDVEEHLAAARDALPDADAIWTVEADNTLGVLNGLRSALAAEEVEGHLRDAKKWFTIGERADAFEDADDLREEIETIEDVLDDLEDVSDTVGDLASTIPELRGELESLEDDEE, encoded by the coding sequence ATGAGTGACATGGAGGACGAGGAGCTGTTCGGCGAGGCGGCGGACGAGATTCGCGGCGACGTGGAAGAACACCTCGCGGCGGCGCGCGACGCCCTCCCCGACGCGGACGCCATCTGGACGGTGGAGGCGGACAACACGCTCGGCGTGCTCAACGGCCTGCGCTCCGCGCTCGCCGCCGAGGAAGTCGAGGGGCACTTGCGGGACGCGAAGAAGTGGTTCACCATCGGGGAGCGCGCGGACGCCTTCGAGGACGCCGATGACTTGCGCGAGGAAATCGAGACCATCGAGGACGTGCTCGACGACCTCGAAGACGTCTCCGACACCGTCGGCGACCTCGCGTCCACGATTCCCGAACTCCGCGGAGAACTGGAGAGCCTCGAGGACGACGAGGAGTAG
- a CDS encoding dihydroneopterin aldolase family protein: protein MASTPEEACFEAGIKFGALYHQFAGTPVSPESAPSLERAIEESIENQPYCERVSVTILDDRLDTSHGYTELTGEYMEVELVVAYEGAEVVASMAMEDGYPLMRLDSVESPA, encoded by the coding sequence ATGGCGAGCACTCCAGAGGAGGCGTGTTTCGAGGCGGGAATCAAGTTCGGCGCGCTCTACCACCAGTTCGCGGGGACGCCGGTGAGCCCCGAGAGCGCGCCGTCGCTGGAGCGCGCTATCGAGGAGTCCATCGAGAACCAGCCGTACTGCGAGCGCGTCTCGGTCACGATTCTCGACGACCGACTCGACACCAGTCACGGCTACACGGAACTGACGGGCGAGTACATGGAGGTCGAGCTGGTCGTCGCGTACGAGGGCGCGGAAGTGGTGGCGTCGATGGCGATGGAGGACGGCTACCCGCTGATGCGCCTCGATTCCGTCGAATCCCCGGCGTAG
- a CDS encoding riboflavin synthase encodes MFTGIVEDTGTVASVESTADGRRLRIETEELREFEHGQSISVSGVCLTVEDHGENWFSAFTAAETLEKTYLGELDAGDAVNLERALPADGRLDGHIVQGHVDTVTEVVGVEQVGEDWTFTFALPAGYAQYVAEKGSVALDGISLTVADVDDDAGTFSVAVIPTTYELTTLSEKSAGSPVHVEVDVVAKYVERLDSY; translated from the coding sequence ATGTTCACGGGAATCGTCGAGGACACCGGCACGGTGGCGTCGGTGGAATCGACGGCCGACGGCCGACGGCTTCGCATCGAGACCGAGGAGTTACGCGAGTTCGAGCACGGGCAGTCCATCAGCGTGAGCGGCGTCTGCCTCACCGTCGAAGACCACGGGGAGAACTGGTTTTCGGCGTTCACGGCGGCGGAGACCCTGGAGAAGACGTACCTCGGGGAGCTCGACGCGGGGGACGCAGTGAACCTCGAACGCGCGCTCCCGGCGGACGGCCGGCTGGACGGCCACATCGTGCAGGGACACGTGGATACGGTCACGGAGGTCGTGGGCGTCGAGCAGGTCGGGGAGGACTGGACGTTCACGTTCGCGCTCCCGGCGGGCTACGCGCAGTACGTCGCGGAGAAGGGGTCGGTGGCGCTCGACGGCATCAGCCTCACCGTCGCGGACGTGGACGACGACGCCGGAACGTTCTCGGTGGCGGTGATTCCGACGACGTACGAGCTGACGACGCTCTCCGAGAAGTCGGCGGGGAGTCCGGTGCACGTCGAGGTGGACGTGGTCGCGAAGTACGTCGAGCGCCTGGATTCGTACTAG
- a CDS encoding PrsW family intramembrane metalloprotease, translating into MPEKRDPVQRAASGDRDLYDVTDWEVRNALDRAAVAVYDGLLTSSRYAVVLLALLVVAALFAASLGFVFLERPYVAAYVVLSVLPALALVAYVWHADATTGEPLHLLAATFVLGFLFAGFAAVLNTLFQDAFAVVGITWMVVVFYLVVGPVEETVKLLAVRLYAYRSDRFDAVVDGAVYGAVAGLGFATIENAIYIGRDVLQTLQATGVNADAAVLQIAAVRTFAGPGHVIYSAFAGYYLGLAKFNPENKGPIVVKGLLVAALIHATYNTAVSNLHLVYQPLGVPEGLVFLAFVVLYDGFFLSVLARKLKRYKAAYEESDAARYDEGDTDLKSAVRRLD; encoded by the coding sequence ATGCCGGAGAAACGCGACCCCGTGCAGCGCGCCGCATCCGGCGACCGCGACCTCTACGACGTGACCGACTGGGAGGTTCGCAACGCCCTCGACCGGGCCGCGGTCGCCGTCTACGACGGCCTCCTCACCAGCAGTCGCTACGCCGTCGTCCTCCTCGCCCTCCTCGTCGTCGCCGCGCTGTTCGCCGCCAGCCTCGGGTTCGTCTTCCTCGAACGCCCCTACGTCGCCGCGTACGTCGTCCTCTCCGTCCTCCCCGCGCTCGCCCTCGTCGCCTACGTCTGGCACGCGGACGCCACCACCGGCGAACCCCTCCACCTGCTCGCCGCCACCTTCGTCCTCGGCTTCCTCTTCGCCGGGTTCGCCGCCGTCCTCAACACGCTCTTCCAGGACGCGTTCGCCGTCGTCGGCATCACGTGGATGGTCGTCGTCTTCTACCTCGTCGTCGGCCCCGTCGAGGAGACCGTGAAACTCCTCGCCGTCCGCCTCTACGCCTACCGGAGCGACCGCTTCGACGCCGTCGTGGACGGCGCGGTGTACGGCGCGGTCGCCGGCCTCGGGTTCGCCACCATCGAGAACGCCATCTACATCGGCCGCGACGTCCTCCAGACCCTCCAGGCGACCGGCGTGAACGCCGACGCCGCCGTCCTCCAGATAGCCGCCGTCCGCACGTTCGCCGGCCCCGGACACGTCATCTACTCCGCGTTCGCCGGCTACTACCTCGGCCTCGCGAAGTTCAACCCCGAGAACAAGGGCCCGATCGTCGTGAAAGGCCTGCTCGTCGCCGCGCTCATCCACGCCACCTACAACACCGCCGTCAGCAACCTCCACCTCGTCTACCAGCCGCTCGGCGTCCCCGAAGGCCTCGTCTTCCTCGCGTTCGTCGTCCTCTACGACGGCTTCTTCCTCTCCGTGCTCGCCCGGAAACTCAAACGCTACAAGGCCGCGTACGAGGAGTCCGACGCCGCGCGCTACGACGAGGGCGACACCGACCTGAAGAGCGCCGTCCGCAGACTCGACTAG
- a CDS encoding DUF309 domain-containing protein, whose translation MMEALRAGVAVFDSGYYYAAHDVWEAAWLEERDGLLQGLIQYAGAVHHARERNWEGCVSLAGSAREYLVAADARGVNVSDVREYLVALEADPERVERGPPQGITIDGEIVGLGELDAEAALWASPALAEERGENAVIQGVAYAREDFESGEADSVFVRLAIDFVTDADKRAIIAQRLGEHAEERRRRERDVEGLF comes from the coding sequence ATGATGGAGGCGTTGCGTGCGGGGGTGGCGGTGTTCGATTCGGGGTACTATTACGCGGCGCACGACGTGTGGGAGGCGGCGTGGTTGGAGGAGCGCGACGGTCTCTTGCAGGGGTTAATTCAGTACGCGGGGGCGGTGCATCACGCCCGGGAGCGGAACTGGGAGGGGTGTGTGAGTCTGGCGGGGAGTGCGCGGGAGTACCTCGTGGCAGCGGACGCGCGCGGGGTGAACGTGTCGGACGTGCGGGAGTACTTGGTGGCGCTGGAAGCCGACCCGGAGCGCGTGGAGCGCGGGCCGCCGCAGGGTATCACGATAGACGGCGAGATAGTGGGGTTGGGGGAGTTGGATGCGGAGGCGGCGTTGTGGGCGTCGCCGGCGCTCGCCGAGGAGCGCGGGGAGAATGCCGTGATTCAGGGCGTGGCGTACGCGCGGGAGGACTTCGAGTCTGGGGAGGCGGACAGCGTGTTCGTGCGGTTAGCTATCGATTTCGTGACGGACGCGGACAAGCGCGCGATAATCGCACAGCGGCTCGGGGAGCACGCGGAGGAGCGGCGGCGGCGCGAGCGGGACGTCGAGGGCTTGTTCTAG
- a CDS encoding DUF7532 family protein: MLFDQRVRTELHDAGVDPATLREIEERVAADARETAERVAAFFDAHDTVYSDMELTHSSSEHPEHAVEYADLFTHSEDVRGFLRFDTWGAYVENARVLDAEDGRATFVELELGQTVHDRVRFAPARERLE; this comes from the coding sequence ATGCTGTTCGACCAGCGGGTACGCACGGAACTCCACGACGCGGGCGTGGACCCGGCGACCCTCCGCGAGATAGAAGAACGGGTGGCGGCGGACGCCCGGGAGACGGCGGAGCGCGTCGCGGCCTTCTTCGACGCCCACGACACCGTCTACTCCGACATGGAGCTGACGCACAGTTCGAGCGAGCACCCCGAGCACGCCGTCGAGTACGCCGACCTGTTCACGCACAGCGAGGACGTGCGCGGGTTCCTGCGGTTCGACACGTGGGGCGCGTACGTGGAGAACGCGCGCGTCCTCGACGCCGAGGACGGCCGGGCGACGTTCGTGGAACTCGAACTCGGCCAGACGGTGCACGACCGGGTGCGGTTCGCGCCGGCGCGCGAGAGGCTGGAATGA
- a CDS encoding DUF7563 family protein yields MPECQNCESFVTDAYARVFTPDGESEPRVCPNCEDKIRDGAQVREARSTRRT; encoded by the coding sequence ATGCCGGAGTGCCAGAACTGCGAGTCGTTCGTGACGGACGCGTACGCCCGAGTGTTCACCCCGGACGGTGAGTCGGAGCCGCGCGTCTGCCCGAACTGCGAGGACAAGATTCGGGACGGTGCGCAAGTGAGAGAGGCCCGGTCGACGCGGCGAACGTAA
- a CDS encoding DUF402 domain-containing protein: MTVSVRGIYATALTELLADVGVTNPSGPIRERFDREFAAGPAAAHVATTSDRQGVGVTGDPDTVDSVVARLREVGTDTFRYRDGAPRGAVFEGYVAETRGGGAVVDLGDTEGYLPFEDSREYVDEGDTVRVQVVTPKPPWASRRPRLSTELWAFGDAAALVRGRDALVADTPSGAPELARTTEILPPEVPDGWAVEWGDAATDLSMDALGDALAAAVESAASLEDSLGGVDIDDVPARVAAPDATTWVWFGGDARRALDDVRRNVTDTIVGHHRIKAGSSAASTAVDFAESLGALPEEFPFAAVSEQFGPAAGDRVAIEHGKPDGRLITLGRGDITDCDPDAGRITVEREMTAGGTYDALGVERQEGDVAVTRFQEGRWWYPTVYRGEDGTRRGTYINVNTPLELFPSGVRYVDLHLDVVKHADGTVEQVDMDELRACVADGLVTDELAEKAAGVADRIEDAFS; this comes from the coding sequence ATGACGGTCTCGGTTCGCGGCATCTACGCCACGGCGCTCACGGAACTCCTCGCGGACGTCGGCGTCACGAACCCCTCCGGCCCGATTCGGGAGCGCTTCGACCGCGAGTTCGCGGCGGGGCCGGCGGCGGCGCACGTCGCCACGACGAGCGACCGCCAGGGCGTCGGCGTCACCGGCGACCCGGACACCGTCGATTCGGTCGTCGCGCGCCTCCGCGAGGTCGGAACCGACACCTTCCGGTATCGGGACGGCGCGCCCCGCGGCGCGGTGTTCGAGGGGTACGTCGCGGAGACCCGGGGCGGCGGCGCGGTCGTCGACCTCGGCGACACCGAGGGCTACCTGCCGTTCGAGGACTCCCGGGAGTACGTCGATGAGGGCGACACGGTGCGCGTGCAGGTGGTGACGCCGAAGCCGCCGTGGGCGTCGCGGCGGCCGCGGCTCTCGACCGAACTGTGGGCGTTCGGGGACGCGGCGGCGCTCGTCCGGGGGCGGGACGCGCTCGTCGCGGACACCCCGAGCGGCGCGCCCGAACTCGCGCGCACGACCGAAATCCTCCCGCCCGAGGTACCCGACGGCTGGGCGGTCGAGTGGGGGGACGCGGCGACAGACCTGTCGATGGACGCGCTCGGGGACGCGCTCGCGGCGGCCGTCGAGTCGGCGGCGTCGCTGGAGGATTCGCTTGGCGGCGTGGACATCGACGACGTGCCCGCGCGGGTGGCCGCGCCGGACGCGACGACCTGGGTGTGGTTCGGCGGGGACGCGCGGCGCGCGCTCGACGACGTGCGGCGGAACGTGACCGACACCATCGTCGGCCACCACCGCATCAAGGCGGGGAGTTCGGCGGCGAGCACGGCCGTGGACTTCGCGGAGTCGCTCGGCGCGCTCCCGGAGGAGTTCCCGTTCGCGGCGGTGAGCGAGCAGTTCGGGCCGGCGGCGGGCGACCGCGTCGCAATCGAGCACGGGAAGCCCGACGGCCGCCTCATCACGCTCGGTCGCGGCGATATCACGGACTGCGACCCGGACGCGGGCCGCATCACCGTGGAGCGCGAGATGACTGCGGGCGGAACCTACGACGCGCTCGGCGTCGAGCGCCAGGAGGGCGACGTGGCGGTCACGCGCTTCCAGGAGGGCCGGTGGTGGTACCCGACGGTGTACCGGGGCGAGGACGGCACCCGCCGCGGGACGTACATCAACGTGAACACGCCGCTCGAACTCTTTCCGTCGGGCGTCCGGTACGTCGACCTCCACCTCGACGTGGTGAAGCACGCGGACGGCACTGTCGAGCAGGTGGACATGGACGAACTCCGGGCGTGCGTCGCTGACGGCCTCGTCACGGACGAGTTGGCGGAGAAAGCGGCGGGCGTCGCCGACCGCATCGAGGACGCGTTCAGCTAG
- a CDS encoding M24 family metallopeptidase: MVAPETTFAFLYDELEARDATGFVHVGGRFDDTLRYLTRFSGPEERYAFVFVGGDAVLCAPSGFERQAKREFAGDYVYTPDDLRADTPGGRAVEVLEAYDADGTLLVPQAVPHDAAVRLERAGFALESTDVVARERVVKDPEEIEALRKAQAAAAAGMRRAETVLAAADARGDGDALRFEGERLTTTSLRREVDAALVQEGATPRENTVVAAGGACTDRHFRGDVPVRSGETVVVDVSPRGPHGYHGALTRTFVVDSEGGWERRAFLAVESAQQAGLDELAGGADASLVHEETAAEIGAYGFPAGYGDTGFTHGAGYGVGVSRRENPRLPSDARLEPGTVLAVEPGVYDPAEGGVRLGDLVVVTDEGFEYLREYPREFTPRA; encoded by the coding sequence ATGGTCGCGCCGGAGACCACGTTCGCGTTTCTCTACGACGAACTCGAAGCCCGGGACGCGACCGGGTTCGTGCACGTCGGCGGCCGCTTCGACGACACGCTCAGGTATCTCACGCGGTTTTCCGGCCCCGAGGAGCGGTACGCGTTCGTGTTCGTCGGCGGGGACGCCGTGCTCTGCGCACCTTCGGGGTTCGAGCGGCAGGCCAAGCGGGAGTTCGCGGGCGACTACGTCTACACGCCCGACGACCTGCGCGCGGACACGCCGGGCGGGCGCGCGGTCGAGGTGCTGGAAGCGTACGACGCCGACGGAACGCTACTCGTCCCGCAGGCCGTGCCGCACGACGCCGCCGTCCGCCTCGAACGCGCCGGGTTCGCGCTCGAATCCACCGATGTCGTGGCGCGCGAGCGCGTCGTGAAAGACCCGGAGGAAATCGAGGCACTGCGGAAGGCGCAGGCCGCGGCGGCCGCGGGGATGCGGCGCGCGGAGACCGTGCTCGCCGCCGCGGACGCCCGGGGTGATGGCGACGCGCTCCGGTTCGAGGGCGAGCGGTTGACGACCACCAGCCTCCGCCGCGAGGTGGACGCGGCGCTCGTCCAGGAGGGCGCGACCCCCCGGGAGAACACCGTGGTCGCGGCGGGCGGCGCGTGCACCGACCGCCACTTCCGCGGGGACGTGCCGGTGCGGTCGGGCGAGACCGTCGTCGTGGACGTGTCGCCGCGCGGCCCGCACGGCTACCACGGCGCGCTGACGCGGACGTTCGTCGTGGACTCAGAGGGCGGCTGGGAGCGCCGCGCGTTCCTCGCGGTCGAGTCCGCCCAGCAGGCGGGGTTGGACGAACTCGCGGGCGGCGCGGACGCGAGTCTGGTGCACGAGGAGACGGCGGCGGAGATCGGCGCGTACGGCTTCCCCGCGGGCTACGGCGACACGGGGTTCACGCACGGCGCGGGCTACGGCGTCGGCGTGAGTCGGCGCGAGAACCCGCGGCTTCCGAGCGACGCGCGCCTCGAACCGGGGACGGTGCTCGCGGTGGAACCGGGCGTCTACGACCCCGCGGAGGGCGGCGTCCGCCTCGGCGACCTCGTGGTCGTGACCGACGAGGGGTTCGAGTACCTCCGCGAGTACCCCCGCGAGTTCACGCCGCGCGCCTAG
- a CDS encoding DUF7533 family protein, with protein sequence MGIIGTVKFAATFAFALPVALYGVNRLVAGHTTGWAFVAIALLMLVAERYITTLFDLPERAAEEAAEAVADDDET encoded by the coding sequence ATGGGTATCATCGGCACCGTGAAGTTCGCCGCGACGTTCGCGTTCGCGCTCCCCGTCGCCCTCTACGGCGTGAACCGCCTCGTCGCCGGCCACACGACCGGCTGGGCGTTCGTCGCCATCGCCCTCCTGATGCTCGTCGCCGAACGCTACATCACGACGCTCTTCGACCTCCCCGAGCGCGCCGCCGAAGAAGCCGCCGAGGCCGTCGCGGACGACGACGAGACCTAG
- a CDS encoding creatininase family protein encodes MRLSEAAWPDAADIDPDAVLVPVGSTEQHGPHAPLGTDHVTAETVANAADDAYDGALAVAPTITVGVSEEHRQFPGTMYVSPDTFRDYVRDAATSVLDHDWRTIVFVNGHGGNTDALREVAADITRHEDAYAAAYTWFDAVGDHSSDMGHAGPLETAFLRHTHPGLVREDRVADARDGASDGWGDWTSYTNLAYDTAEFSENGVVGDPTEGTKERGEELLSLATDALCRLVAELDDRDTARPPHK; translated from the coding sequence ATGCGACTCAGCGAGGCAGCGTGGCCGGACGCCGCCGACATCGACCCCGACGCCGTCCTCGTCCCCGTCGGCTCCACCGAACAGCACGGCCCGCACGCCCCGCTCGGCACCGACCACGTCACCGCGGAAACAGTCGCGAACGCCGCGGACGACGCCTACGACGGCGCGCTCGCCGTCGCTCCCACCATCACCGTCGGCGTCAGCGAGGAACACCGCCAGTTTCCCGGGACGATGTACGTCTCCCCCGACACCTTCCGGGACTACGTCCGGGACGCCGCCACCTCCGTCCTCGACCACGACTGGCGCACCATCGTCTTCGTGAACGGCCACGGCGGCAACACCGACGCCCTCCGCGAGGTCGCCGCCGACATCACCCGCCACGAGGACGCGTACGCCGCCGCCTACACGTGGTTCGACGCCGTCGGCGACCACAGCTCCGACATGGGGCACGCCGGCCCGCTCGAAACCGCGTTCCTCCGCCACACCCACCCCGGACTCGTGCGCGAAGACCGCGTCGCGGACGCCCGGGACGGCGCGAGCGACGGCTGGGGCGACTGGACCAGCTACACCAATCTCGCCTACGACACCGCCGAGTTCTCCGAGAACGGCGTCGTCGGCGACCCCACAGAAGGCACGAAAGAACGCGGCGAGGAACTCCTCTCGCTCGCGACCGACGCGCTCTGCCGGCTCGTCGCGGAACTCGACGACCGGGACACCGCCCGGCCGCCGCACAAGTAA